Proteins encoded in a region of the Oncorhynchus clarkii lewisi isolate Uvic-CL-2024 chromosome 18, UVic_Ocla_1.0, whole genome shotgun sequence genome:
- the LOC139372970 gene encoding receptor-type tyrosine-protein phosphatase-like N yields MGSQRLWSVLCVMAVCYQTGMSSRYGCLFEKKLCPRDQPCSDDGLFGQCLLPQQEMVLYEVSVPVLHRLQEVLKELMMQGLSWQDDITQYVIRKELSRVSLTRPLSGRHDNPSSQSSEPVQNAHLSKMQYPPSSRTKAQGDDPNPDLMQSYLDYMTVDPPKASQSLHMQTLDPYTYRQQYGYQDDEERSLNSLEGGGFPRPSSHAGGKGSRPQDRDRQVLQDLVSLYLSSPAQPASRHRGAATPISTSPLYQDLDFPLDYAEDYVSQQDVEVRKQQQQQLDQTQRNAQKDYGSLAGLDDDSLQKVSLLLDHYGIDMKDLTPPQLANLPAALKQLQMESATDLGTDTADKYRNSAAPRKKITEGAMTHKVDKSPVLGAPTSLPAPPPTMGAPPATEGARVKEPGAPVETETQGKKEPPGGTTHVKEEYGYIVTNQSPLSLYDGVRLLGLLAERIPLSTGSFINISVVGPALTFRVRPNSQNLSAEDVAEKAVAEKNFLESETALKILQTGVGERTDGRGLPQATRVRDGSRWVFMTMVGVACVGGILVATMTIVCLRRHTNRLASEKLGLGPEGGSVTHQEYQDLCRQHMGSRGLFERQEGAGAAGGGGGASGGGGGGGGGGGGGGGGGGGGTDTSRVSSVSSQFSDAPQPSDAPQPSPSSHSSTSSWCEEPAQTNMDISTGHMILAYMEDHLKNKDRLLKEWEALCSYQAEPSTMSVAQSDTNLKKNRCPDSVPYDHSRVKMKAENNPSRTDYINASTIIEHDPRMPTYIATQGPLSHTIADFWQMVWENGCTVIVMMTALVEDGEKQCDRYWPDEGSSLYHIYEVNLVSEHIWCNDFLVRSFYLKNVQTQETRTLTQFHFLSWPAQGIPTSTRTLLDFRRKVNKCYRGRSCPIIVHCSDGTGRTGTYILIDMVLNRMAKGVKEIDIAATLEHVRDQRPGMVRTKEQFEFALTAVAEEVNAILKALPQ; encoded by the exons ATGGGCTGTTTGGCCAATGTCTGCTGCCCCAGCAGGAAATGGTTCTGTATGAGGTGTCAGTGCCTGTGCTGCACAGACTACAGGAGGTGCTCAAGGAACTGATGATGCAAG GATTGTCCTGGCAGGATGACATCACCCAGTACGTCATTCGCAAGGAGCTGAGCCGTGTTTCACTGACCCGCCCCCTGTCTGGACGTCATGACAACCCCTCGTCTCA GTCCTCAGAACCTGTGCAGAATGCCCATCTTTCCAAGATGCAGTATCCTCCCAGCTCCAGGACCAAGGCTCAAGGGGACGATCCCAACCCAGACCTGATGCAGAGTTACCTGGACTACATGACCGTGGATCCCCCCAAGGCCTCCCAGTCCCTCCACATGCAAACTCTGGACCCTTACACCTACCGCCAG CAGTATGGTTACCAAGACGACGAGGAGCGCTCTCTTAACTCTCTGGAGGGTGGTGGTTTCCCCCGCCCTTCTTCTCACGCCGGGGGTAAAGGGTCCCGCCCCCAGGACCGAGACCGCCAGGTGCTCCAGGACCTGGTCTCCCTGTACCTCTCCTCCCCCGCCCAGCCGGCCTCCCGCCACCGTGGGGCAGCAACACCGATCTCTACCTCTCCCTTGTACCAGGACCTGGACTTCCCTCTGGACTACGCAGAGGACTACGTTTCCCAGCAGGACGTGGAGGTCcgcaagcagcagcagcagcagctggatCAGACGCAGAGGAACGCTCAGAAGGACTACGGATCGCTGGCTGGATTGGATG ATGACTCCCTGCAGAAAGTGTCTCTGCTCCTGGACCACTATGGCATCGATATGAAGGACTTAACCCCTCCACAGCTGGCCAACCTGCCTGCAGCACTGAAACAGCTGCAGATGGAGAGTGCTACTGACTTGGGCACCGACACAGCAG ACAAATACCGGAACAGTGCTGCCCCACGTAAGAAG ATCACTGAGGGGGCCATGACACACAAGGTGGACAAATCTCCCGTGCTAGGTGCCCCCACCTCCCTTCCTGCCCCGCCCCCCACCATGGGGGCCCCTCCTGCCACAGAGGGGGCCCGTGTAAAGGAGCCAGGGGCCCCGGTGGAAACAGAGACGCAGGGGAAGAAAGAACCACCAGGAGGGACCACACATGTGAAGGAGGAATACGGCTACATCGTCACCAACCAAAG CCCCCTCAGTCTGTACGACGGGGTGCGTCTGCTGGGGCTCCTGGCTGAGAGGATCCCACTCTCCACTGGCTCTTTCATCAACATCAG tgTGGTGGGCCCTGCCCTGACATTCCGTGTCCGCCCCAACAGCCAGAACCTGAGTGCTGAAGACGTGGCAGAGAAAGCCG TTGCAGAGAAGAACTTTCTGGAGTCTGAAACTGCTCTGAAGATCCTGCAGACAGGTGTCGGTGAG AGAACTGATGGGCGGGGCTTACCTCAGGCCACCCGGGTTCGAGATGGCTCCCGTTGGGTGTTCATGACCATGGTGGGCGTGGCCTGTGTTGGCGGGATCCTGGTGGCGACAATGACCATCGTCTGCCTGCGTCGCCACACCAACCGCCTGGCGTCTGAGAAGCTAGGCCTGGGCCCAGAGGGAGGCAGCGTTACAcaccaggagtaccag GATCTGTGTCGTCAGCACATGGGATCCAGGGGACTCTTCGAGCGTCAGGAGGGGGCAGGAGCTGCGGGGGGTGGTGGGGGTgctagtggaggtggtggtggaggtggtggaggaggaggtggtggaggtggtggtggaggaggaggtacgGACACGTCCAGGGTGAGCAGTGTGTCGTCCCAGTTCAGTGATGCGCCCCAGCCCAGCGACGCGCCCCAGCCCAGCCCGAGCTCCCACAGCAGCACCTCTTCCTGGTGCGAGGAACCAGCGCAGACCAACATGGACATCTCCACCGGTCATATGATCCTG GCTTACATGGAGGACCACCTGAAGAACAAGGACCGTCTGCtgaaggagtgggaggccctgtgTTCCTACCAGGCTGAACCCAGCACCATGTCTGTGGCGCAGAGTGACACCAACCTGAAGAAGAACCGCTGCCCTGACTCTGTGCCCT ATGATCACTCCAGGGTGAAGATGAAAGCGGAGAACAACCCCTCCAGGACGGACTACATCAACGCCAGCACCATA ATTGAGCATGACCCCCGGATGCCAACGTACATCGCCACCCAAGGACCCCTGTCTCACACCATCGCTGACTTCTGGCAG ATGGTTTGGGAGAATGGCTGCACGGTGATAGTGATGATGACAGCCCTGGTTGAGGACGGAGAGAAACAGTGTGATCGCTACTGGCCTGACGAGGGATCCTCCCTCTACCACAtctatgag GTGAACCTGGTTTCGGAGCACATCTGGTGCAATGACTTCCTGGTTCGTAGTTTCTACCTGAAGAACGTCCAGACCCAGGAGACCCGCACACTCACCCAGTTCCACTTCCTCAGCTGGCCTGCCCAGGGCATCCCCACCTCCACACGCACCCTACTGGACTTCCGCAG AAAGGTGAATAAGTGCTACAGAGGCAGATCTTGTCCGATCATTGTACACTGCAG TGATGGTACAGGCCGGACTGGCACCTACATCCTGATTGACATGGTTCTGAACCGCATGGCCAAGG GAGTGAAGGAGATTGACATTGCTGCTACCCTGGAACACGTCCGTGACCAGAGACCAGGGATGGTGCGCACCAAG GAGCAGTTTGAGTTTGCCCTGACCGCTGTGGCGGAGGAGGTGAATGCCATCCTGAAAGCCCTGCCCCAGTGA
- the LOC139372961 gene encoding tubulin alpha chain-like, with protein sequence MRECISMHVGQAGAQMGNACWELYCLEHGIQPDGQMPSDKTIGGGDDSFNTFFSETGAGKHVPRAVFVDLEPTVIDEVRTGTYRQLFHPEQLITGKEDAANNYARGHYTIGKEIIDLVLDRTRKLADQCTGLQGFLIFHSFGGGTGSGFTSLLMERLSVDYGKKSKLEFAVYPAPQVSTAVVEPYNSILTTHTTLEHSDCAFMVDNEAIYDICRRNLDIERPTYTNLNRLIGQIVSSITASLRFDGALNVDLTEFQTNLVPYPRIHFPLATYAPVISAEKAYHEQLSVADITNACFEPANQMVKCDPRHGKYMACCLLYRGDVVPKDVNSAIATIKTKRTIQFVDWCPTGFKVGINYQPPTVVPGGDLAKVQRAVCMLSNTTAIAEAWARLDHKFDLMYAKRAFVHWYVGEGMEEGEFSEAREDMAALEKDYEEVGTDSVGDEDEEGEEY encoded by the exons ATG CGTGAGTGTATTTCTATGCATGTCGGCCAGGCTGGAGCCCAGATGGGcaatgcatgctgggaattgtacTGCCTGGAACATGGGATCCAGCCTGATGGACAGATGCCCAGTGACAAGACAATCGGAGGGGGAGATGACTCCTTCAATACCTTCTTCAGTGAGACTGGGGCTGGTAAACACGTTCCTCGTGCAGTCTTTGTAGACCTGGAGCCAACCGTCATCG ATGAGGTCCGCACAGGTACCTACCGCCAGCTGTTCCACCCTGAGCAGCTGATCACAGGCAAGGAGGACGCTGCCAACAACTATGCCCGTGGTCACTACACCATTGGCAAGGAGATCATCGACCTGGTACTCGATAGGACTCGCAAACTG GCTGACCAGTGCACTGGTCTCCAGGGATTCCTGATCTTCCACAGCTTTGGAGGAGGCACCGGCTCTGGGTTCACCTCTCTGCTGATGGAACGTCTCTCTGTCGACTATGGGAAGAAGTCCAAGCTTGAGTTTGCTGTTTACCCTGCTCCCCAAGTTTCGACTGCTGTGGTGGAGCCTTACAACTCCATCCTGACCACCCACACCACCCTGGAGCACTCGGACTGTGCCTTCATGGTGGACAATGAGGCCATCTATGATATCTGCCGCAGGAACCTGGACATTGAGCGCCCCACCTACACCAACCtcaacaggctgattggtcagatcGTTTCCTCCATCACCGCCTCCCTGCGTTTCGATGGAGCCCTCAATGTGGACCTGACTGAGTTCCAGACCAACTTGGTGCCTTACCCCCGTATCCACTTCCCTCTTGCCACTTATGCCCCAGTCATCTCTGCTGAGAAGGCCTACCATGAGCAGCTGTCTGTTGCTGACATCACCAACGCCTGCTTTGAGCCAGCCAATCAGATGGTGAAATGTGACCCACGTCACGGCAAGTACATGGCCTGCTGCCTGCTCTACCGTGGTGACGTTGTGCCCAAAGATGTCAACTCTGCCATCGCCACCATCAAGACCAAGCGCACCATCCAGTTTGTAGACTGGTGTCCCACTGGCTTCAAGGTCGGTATCAACTACCAGCCACCCACAGTGGTCCCTGGAGGAGATCTGGCCAAGGTCCAGAGAGCTGTGTGTATGCTGAGCAACACCACCGCCATCGCTGAGGCCTGGGCCAGGCTTGACCACAAGTTTGACCTGATGTACGCCAAGAGAGCCTTTGTGCACTGGTATGTGGGAGAGGGCATGGAGGAGGGAGAGTTCTCAGAGGCCAGAGAAGACATGGCAGCCCTGGAGAAGGACTATGAAGAGGTGGGTACTGACAGTGTCGGGGACGAGGATGAAGAAGGAGAGGAGTACTAA